The Apibacter raozihei genome contains a region encoding:
- a CDS encoding DUF975 family protein codes for MKTPLDTRVEKLKQQGYDLSLNKVLDDAFSAWKKILFMGIVYVLFSYLFSNLVSLFLSNILGTKDLDTEFSNSIMSLSQKPNGFTEMIPLFQEYMYNPLILSKAFISSFINLLIFPMGAGLIYCAYQADKTGTTSFKDLIRGFQGNKFINLLGLTIIVSVVTLLSAFLLFIPLLYIIPAFLLAGAFIIIDEVSLSKAIKNSIKIVNMNFGKVLLVSVVSFLISKVLGVAMCGIGLIITIPYSFAIVYSVYKNTIETVKTEDISE; via the coding sequence ATGAAAACTCCTTTAGATACTCGTGTTGAAAAGTTGAAACAACAAGGTTATGATTTATCTTTAAATAAAGTTCTGGATGATGCTTTTAGTGCCTGGAAAAAAATACTTTTTATGGGTATTGTCTATGTACTTTTCTCTTATTTATTTAGTAATCTGGTTTCTTTATTCTTATCCAACATTTTAGGAACTAAAGACTTAGATACTGAATTTAGTAATTCAATAATGAGTTTAAGTCAAAAACCTAATGGTTTTACTGAAATGATCCCCTTATTTCAGGAATATATGTACAACCCCCTAATTTTATCTAAAGCATTCATCTCTTCTTTCATTAACTTACTTATTTTCCCTATGGGAGCAGGGCTTATTTACTGTGCTTATCAGGCCGACAAAACAGGTACTACATCTTTTAAAGATCTGATCAGAGGATTTCAGGGCAATAAATTTATTAACCTTTTAGGACTAACCATTATTGTTTCTGTAGTAACTCTTTTAAGTGCATTTTTACTGTTTATTCCTTTATTATATATAATTCCTGCATTTTTACTTGCTGGAGCTTTTATTATTATAGACGAGGTTTCTCTATCCAAGGCCATCAAAAATAGTATAAAAATTGTTAATATGAATTTTGGTAAGGTTTTACTTGTATCCGTTGTATCTTTTTTGATAAGTAAAGTTTTAGGTGTTGCGATGTGTGGAATCGGATTAATTATTACCATACCATACTCTTTTGCTATTGTATATTCAGTGTATAAAAACACTATAGAGACCGTAAAAACTGAAGACATTTCTGAATAA
- a CDS encoding chloride channel protein, whose protein sequence is MIPTLLKRLRIKYNIAIRKFRYQNPEAFVYLVSTLIGITGGLSAVILKNLVSFTEELVYHNENIHYNYWTIILPAIGILLTVIYIKYFVKANISHGVEKVLYAISKNRSKIDKKNTYSSVISSSLTVGFGGSVGLEAPIVYTGAAIGSNIAQKFNLNLKLRTLFIACGCSAAIAGIFKAPIAAIIFSLEVLMIDLSMWSLIPILISSTTGALVSYFLLGDKISFYFAIFEPFDKTKIPFYVLLGMSCGFFSLYFTKVSRLTEKFFSKYKNKYLKALLGGGAVGILIFVFPPLFGEGYIGLQHLMSDHPESIANNSFFYSLRSHDYFLIIFLIGILFIKVIASSFTTASGGIGGVFAPALFTGGILGFVFAKIINLFNWVKLSEHNFTLVGMAGVMAGIMHAPMTSIFLIAEITGGYNLLFPLIITSSVAYLMKYRLDKYSVYTYNLKRQNQMITHNKDKEAIRRMNMEDLIETDFITVPLTLSLSKFIKEEIPKSRKNLFVVENVEGVFIGVILVDELMDVLLNKEKYENLKIVDVVSKPPAVINLHDDNEAVFKLFDQTNSWYLPVVENKKYIGMLSKSKLLQKYRKLIVDFSED, encoded by the coding sequence TTGATACCCACATTATTAAAGAGGCTTCGTATAAAATACAATATTGCCATTCGTAAGTTCAGGTATCAAAATCCGGAGGCTTTTGTATATCTGGTAAGTACCTTAATCGGCATTACTGGCGGATTGAGTGCTGTTATCTTAAAGAATCTTGTAAGCTTTACAGAGGAGCTTGTTTATCACAATGAAAATATTCATTATAATTACTGGACTATCATATTACCAGCCATAGGTATTCTGCTTACGGTTATTTATATCAAATATTTTGTCAAAGCAAACATTAGCCATGGAGTTGAAAAAGTACTATATGCTATATCTAAAAACAGGAGTAAAATTGACAAAAAAAATACTTATAGTTCCGTTATATCAAGTAGCTTAACAGTAGGATTTGGCGGTTCTGTAGGATTAGAAGCTCCTATAGTATACACCGGAGCTGCTATCGGTTCCAATATAGCTCAAAAATTTAATTTAAATTTAAAATTAAGAACTCTTTTTATAGCTTGTGGCTGTTCAGCAGCAATTGCAGGAATATTTAAGGCACCGATAGCTGCCATTATTTTTTCTTTGGAAGTTTTAATGATTGATTTAAGCATGTGGTCTTTAATACCTATTTTAATTTCGTCCACTACCGGAGCTTTAGTTTCTTATTTTTTATTGGGAGATAAAATATCTTTCTATTTTGCTATTTTTGAACCTTTTGATAAAACTAAAATTCCCTTTTATGTTCTGTTAGGAATGTCCTGCGGTTTTTTCTCCCTATATTTTACTAAGGTAAGCCGCTTAACCGAGAAGTTTTTTTCAAAGTATAAAAATAAATATTTGAAGGCTCTACTGGGAGGTGGTGCGGTGGGAATTCTCATATTTGTATTTCCCCCTCTGTTTGGTGAAGGATATATTGGCCTCCAGCATTTAATGAGTGATCACCCGGAAAGCATTGCTAATAATTCTTTTTTTTATTCACTCCGTTCCCATGATTATTTTCTTATCATTTTTTTGATTGGAATATTATTTATTAAAGTTATTGCCAGTAGCTTTACAACAGCTTCCGGCGGTATCGGAGGAGTTTTTGCTCCGGCTCTTTTTACTGGTGGAATTTTAGGTTTTGTTTTTGCAAAAATCATCAACCTATTTAATTGGGTTAAACTTTCTGAGCATAATTTTACATTAGTAGGAATGGCTGGTGTTATGGCAGGAATTATGCATGCTCCTATGACTTCTATTTTTTTAATTGCTGAAATTACCGGAGGCTATAATTTATTATTTCCATTAATAATAACCTCTTCAGTTGCATATTTAATGAAATACCGACTAGATAAATACTCTGTCTATACGTATAACCTAAAACGGCAAAATCAGATGATTACACATAATAAAGACAAAGAAGCAATTCGAAGGATGAATATGGAAGATTTAATTGAAACTGATTTTATTACAGTTCCCTTAACCTTATCTTTATCTAAATTTATTAAAGAAGAAATTCCTAAATCACGGAAAAATCTATTTGTTGTTGAGAATGTTGAAGGAGTTTTTATAGGTGTTATTTTGGTAGACGAACTTATGGATGTCTTATTGAACAAAGAAAAATACGAAAATTTAAAGATCGTTGATGTTGTATCTAAACCTCCGGCAGTCATTAATCTTCACGATGATAATGAGGCGGTTTTTAAACTATTTGATCAAACTAATTCATGGTACCTTCCTGTTGTTGAAAATAAAAAATATATAGGTATGCTTTCCAAATCCAAATTACTTCAGAAATACAGAAAATTAATCGTAGATTTTTCAGAGGATTAA
- a CDS encoding DinB family protein — MKKSDISPMPQYFDKYINLVKDIELLDAFESSLEDLYTLDTCLLEKIGNKTYLKDKWEIKEIIQHITDIERLLTSGVLRFSRNKPSFIISFDENRLTKHSKAKNKKLAYILEELISVRKSTICLYQSFDEEDLQKKGINWKYEISVLAMGFNIIGHQMHHLNFIKSNYYPLIEF; from the coding sequence ATGAAAAAATCTGATATAAGTCCAATGCCTCAGTATTTTGACAAATATATAAATCTGGTAAAAGATATTGAGTTACTGGATGCTTTTGAAAGCAGCCTTGAAGATCTTTATACTTTGGATACTTGTCTTTTAGAAAAAATAGGAAATAAGACCTACCTGAAAGATAAATGGGAAATTAAAGAGATTATACAACATATTACTGATATAGAAAGACTTTTAACTTCAGGCGTATTACGTTTTTCCAGGAATAAACCTTCTTTTATTATCAGTTTTGACGAAAATAGACTTACAAAACACTCTAAAGCTAAAAACAAAAAATTGGCTTATATACTAGAAGAATTAATATCAGTAAGAAAATCTACAATTTGTCTTTATCAGAGTTTTGATGAAGAAGATTTACAAAAAAAAGGAATCAATTGGAAATATGAAATCTCTGTATTAGCAATGGGTTTTAACATTATAGGACATCAGATGCATCATCTTAATTTTATAAAATCTAACTATTATCCACTTATAGAATTTTAA
- a CDS encoding helix-turn-helix domain-containing protein — MQSLFKLPEDLFHNQTDINFYIYTNNSSNRNRIVFSHHVLCFLIKGVKEIHHANFHQTITNSQYFLLPSGRTLMTDKIDNNEYKSLLLFFSDNFLSQFCLTNTIEFTNKNMATNIEVFKKDNFIRNYENSLLLLKNEILNSEELKKIKLNEILNYILINSKEKMFSFISNCFRQKDKIVFMQIIEKNKYTNLTIKELSFLCNMSISTFKRNFHEIYATTPKKYFIDHKMLKAKKLLMKGKYISDISEELQYQNLSSFSKEFKKYFGVSPKEFTNNITS; from the coding sequence ATGCAATCTTTATTTAAACTACCGGAAGATTTATTTCACAATCAAACCGATATAAATTTTTACATTTATACTAATAATTCATCCAACCGAAACCGGATAGTATTTTCTCATCATGTACTATGCTTTCTTATTAAAGGTGTCAAAGAAATTCATCATGCCAATTTTCACCAAACTATAACTAATTCTCAGTATTTTCTGCTTCCCTCCGGAAGAACTTTAATGACTGATAAAATCGATAATAATGAATATAAAAGCCTATTGTTATTTTTTTCTGACAATTTTCTTTCCCAATTTTGTCTTACTAATACTATAGAGTTTACGAATAAAAATATGGCTACCAATATTGAAGTCTTTAAAAAAGATAATTTTATACGTAATTATGAAAACTCATTATTGCTACTTAAAAATGAAATTCTCAACAGTGAAGAATTAAAAAAAATAAAATTGAATGAAATTCTTAATTATATACTTATAAATTCGAAGGAAAAGATGTTTTCATTTATCAGCAACTGTTTTCGGCAAAAAGACAAAATAGTATTTATGCAGATTATAGAAAAGAATAAATATACCAATCTTACAATCAAAGAACTTTCTTTTCTTTGTAATATGAGTATTTCTACATTTAAACGCAATTTTCATGAAATATATGCAACTACTCCAAAAAAATACTTTATTGATCATAAAATGTTGAAAGCTAAAAAACTCCTAATGAAAGGTAAATACATATCAGACATATCTGAAGAACTACAATATCAAAACTTATCCTCTTTTAGTAAAGAGTTTAAAAAATATTTCGGTGTTTCTCCCAAAGAATTTACTAATAATATAACTTCCTGA
- a CDS encoding YbhB/YbcL family Raf kinase inhibitor-like protein — MKKVFFILITCAYCSIQAQNFTLKSKTLQGQAESNLMFNGMGCKGENMSPQLFWENVPIQTQSFAITIFDPDAPTGSGWWHWVAYNIPSDIREMKANAGNITKKIAPLGTIQSKTDYGTYGYGGPCPPTGDRPHQYIITIYALDTPLLDLDKDASPALVGFYLQQHTIQKASLIFYSQR; from the coding sequence ATGAAAAAAGTATTTTTTATACTGATAACTTGTGCATACTGTTCCATACAGGCACAAAACTTTACTTTAAAAAGTAAAACACTTCAGGGGCAGGCAGAAAGTAATCTCATGTTTAATGGAATGGGATGTAAAGGAGAAAATATGTCTCCACAACTATTTTGGGAAAATGTCCCAATTCAGACTCAGAGTTTTGCTATTACCATCTTTGATCCGGATGCACCCACGGGAAGCGGATGGTGGCATTGGGTGGCGTATAATATCCCCTCAGATATAAGAGAAATGAAAGCAAATGCAGGAAATATAACAAAAAAGATCGCGCCTTTAGGAACTATACAAAGTAAAACAGATTATGGTACGTATGGATATGGAGGCCCCTGTCCTCCAACAGGAGATCGTCCACATCAATATATAATTACGATATATGCATTAGACACTCCACTTTTAGATTTGGATAAAGATGCTTCACCTGCTTTAGTAGGCTTCTATTTACAACAACATACTATTCAAAAAGCATCTTTGATATTTTATTCTCAACGTTAA
- a CDS encoding DUF4822 domain-containing protein, producing the protein MTTKRLISVIFMSITTLILNVSCSDDDLVTNLSPQGETKSDILSTHVWITTKVTDNRGNQLDLSVAPASNYAGYAYYKTNGTFRIVDFTDQPKIFGEWSLINDESQRKLVVYNSDNSVAFERNVDIMALSHTIFTYAIPNSSDPSIIYYVEHIPVNHNEVLTPAQVLASTDWTTTKVWDITNGQENAVEMDRTVAPASNFSGDAYYINNSGNLYFPKNDRGEFSNGNFMITAYGDKSNVRSQGEWYVSLDGKLRNLIAKNNNGELLWSRTVAITELTSTKFTYDIQVDSRLLRVEHEPLGQ; encoded by the coding sequence ATGACAACAAAACGTTTGATTAGTGTAATATTTATGTCTATCACTACCTTAATTCTAAATGTATCCTGTTCAGATGATGACTTAGTAACAAATTTATCTCCGCAGGGAGAAACTAAAAGTGATATTTTATCCACTCACGTTTGGATAACTACTAAAGTTACTGATAACCGTGGAAATCAATTAGATTTATCCGTTGCACCGGCTTCAAATTATGCAGGATATGCATATTATAAAACCAATGGTACATTTAGAATTGTTGATTTTACAGATCAGCCCAAAATATTTGGTGAATGGTCTTTAATCAATGATGAATCTCAGAGAAAACTGGTAGTTTATAACTCTGATAATAGTGTAGCTTTTGAAAGAAATGTAGATATTATGGCTTTAAGTCATACTATTTTTACTTATGCTATCCCTAATAGCAGTGATCCTTCCATAATTTATTATGTTGAACATATACCTGTTAATCATAATGAGGTTTTAACTCCGGCTCAGGTTCTGGCTTCAACAGATTGGACAACTACAAAAGTGTGGGACATAACCAACGGACAAGAAAATGCAGTGGAAATGGACAGGACGGTGGCACCTGCTTCTAATTTCTCAGGAGATGCTTATTATATCAATAACTCAGGAAATTTATATTTTCCTAAAAACGACAGGGGGGAATTTTCAAACGGTAATTTTATGATTACTGCTTATGGAGATAAATCCAATGTAAGATCCCAAGGAGAATGGTATGTTTCGTTAGATGGTAAATTAAGAAATTTAATTGCAAAAAATAATAACGGAGAATTACTATGGAGCAGAACAGTAGCTATTACGGAACTTACTTCAACAAAATTTACCTACGATATTCAGGTAGATTCCAGATTATTACGCGTAGAGCATGAGCCTTTAGGGCAATAG
- a CDS encoding serine hydrolase, with the protein MKSSNCLIYVIFPVMLLFLAGCKTQSIKSEFNDSIYHLIKNKKLDIGISVRDNTGDEIVSYNQNKKYKLYSVSKYFLGLYILDQVDKGNLNLNQPVIFSKKDLKPDLYSPLRDSIPLGTTLTLKESIKYLIEDSDNNVFDKLIDISGGFQRLNLFVHQIVPNKNKFAINAGYSDSETLFQSNVITPSLTTEILYKMENRQIISDESLNLLKFYMQHSVNNKRIQGLLQTKTKSFHKSGTSGRKDGIITATNDIGIVELQDEQSFSIAVFISNSHEDDATNEYIIAKLADIIYDRLNNM; encoded by the coding sequence ATGAAATCGAGTAATTGTCTTATATATGTAATTTTCCCAGTAATGTTGCTATTTCTAGCAGGGTGTAAAACTCAATCTATAAAATCTGAATTTAATGATTCTATTTATCATTTAATTAAAAATAAAAAGTTAGATATAGGGATTTCAGTAAGAGATAATACCGGTGATGAAATTGTATCATATAACCAAAATAAAAAATATAAATTGTATAGTGTGTCAAAATATTTTTTAGGATTATATATACTAGATCAGGTTGATAAAGGTAATCTTAATTTAAACCAACCTGTAATATTTTCTAAAAAAGACCTAAAGCCTGATCTTTATAGTCCTTTAAGAGATAGTATCCCACTAGGAACAACTCTAACTTTAAAAGAATCAATTAAATATTTAATAGAAGATAGTGATAATAATGTATTTGATAAATTGATTGATATTTCAGGAGGATTTCAAAGGTTGAATTTATTTGTGCACCAAATTGTTCCAAACAAAAATAAATTTGCTATTAATGCAGGGTATTCTGATTCAGAAACATTGTTCCAATCAAATGTAATTACTCCCAGTCTAACAACTGAAATCCTTTACAAGATGGAAAACAGACAAATTATTTCTGATGAAAGTTTAAATTTACTAAAATTTTATATGCAACACTCTGTAAATAATAAGCGGATTCAGGGATTGTTACAAACTAAGACAAAATCTTTTCATAAATCAGGCACATCAGGAAGAAAAGATGGAATTATAACTGCTACCAATGATATTGGCATTGTAGAATTACAAGACGAACAATCATTTAGTATAGCTGTATTTATTTCAAACTCACACGAAGATGATGCCACTAATGAATATATAATTGCTAAACTGGCAGATATAATCTATGATAGATTAAACAATATGTAA
- a CDS encoding helix-turn-helix domain-containing protein has translation MSKIGRNIKKIRGVKGLSQQAFADLFKLTRGNISSYEELRAEPKIEIVVNIAKYFGIPLDDFILRDLSVNELLHFDSSLVIDMEMLKRKDKFVEIPYISSANFSEFIQNFNESDFLEKLPMMCIPNDSPFDLLAIEIDNSYNLPEKFAYKNGDILILESVSKENIHRLNSRFGISINDEGIKMGIFEKNNQGIFLVLNELVKYEFNLNSNNQYWVLRALYSQEF, from the coding sequence ATGAGTAAAATCGGAAGAAATATAAAAAAAATCAGAGGAGTCAAAGGGCTGAGTCAACAAGCGTTTGCTGATTTATTCAAGCTGACAAGGGGAAACATAAGTTCTTATGAAGAATTAAGAGCAGAACCTAAAATAGAAATTGTAGTTAATATTGCTAAATATTTTGGCATTCCGCTGGATGATTTTATTTTAAGGGATCTTTCAGTGAATGAATTGCTGCACTTTGATTCCAGCTTGGTTATAGATATGGAAATGCTAAAAAGGAAAGATAAGTTTGTTGAAATACCTTATATTTCTTCTGCTAATTTTTCTGAATTTATACAGAATTTCAATGAATCGGACTTTTTGGAAAAATTACCTATGATGTGTATTCCTAATGATTCACCTTTTGATTTATTAGCCATTGAAATAGATAATTCATATAATCTTCCGGAAAAATTTGCTTATAAAAACGGAGATATACTGATATTGGAATCAGTCAGTAAGGAAAATATTCATAGGCTCAACAGTAGATTCGGAATCAGTATTAATGATGAAGGTATAAAAATGGGAATTTTTGAAAAAAACAATCAGGGTATTTTCTTGGTTTTAAACGAGCTGGTTAAATACGAATTCAATTTAAATTCAAATAATCAATACTGGGTACTCAGAGCTTTGTATTCTCAGGAGTTTTAA
- a CDS encoding type III secretion system chaperone family protein, whose product MYFKKIETFISELGHTISFKDEEKGIFCIENEEDGIKNLVIGVAPPIVVLEQYIFTLYQDDKEIFKSLLQKNRDIVHGAFVLDETGKRVIFRYTMQIENLDINELEGALNSLGLLLSEYYEQILTFSKTKK is encoded by the coding sequence ATGTATTTTAAAAAAATTGAAACCTTTATTTCTGAACTTGGACATACCATATCCTTCAAAGATGAGGAAAAAGGCATTTTCTGCATCGAAAATGAAGAAGATGGAATCAAAAACCTCGTCATAGGAGTTGCTCCGCCCATTGTTGTACTAGAGCAGTATATTTTTACATTATATCAGGATGACAAAGAAATATTCAAATCTTTATTACAAAAAAACCGGGATATAGTACATGGTGCATTTGTACTGGACGAAACCGGAAAAAGAGTTATCTTCCGCTACACGATGCAAATTGAAAATCTCGACATAAATGAACTGGAAGGAGCCTTAAACTCTTTAGGATTATTACTAAGCGAATATTACGAACAAATACTGACATTTTCTAAAACAAAAAAATAA
- a CDS encoding PspA/IM30 family protein: protein MNIFKRLLRIGTAEIHSVVDKMEDPIRMTEQGIREMKEDLEKSLEALARVKALAIRAKNDSSKKTSEAEDYENKAFLLMSKAQKGELDAAQAEKLAKEALSLKARLLSEVEILNGEKIQHEKAVDEMQKNVEILKFNINKWENELRILRARVKVSKATKEVNKQLAQIDNNSTISMLEKMKEKVAEEEALAQAYGELANQNISLDEEIDRAIGKDSMQVNSELENIKKRLGME from the coding sequence ATGAATATATTTAAAAGACTTTTACGAATAGGCACAGCGGAAATACACTCCGTTGTCGATAAAATGGAAGATCCGATACGAATGACCGAACAGGGCATCCGGGAGATGAAAGAAGATTTGGAAAAAAGCCTGGAAGCCTTAGCAAGAGTAAAAGCTTTAGCTATACGTGCAAAAAATGACAGTTCTAAAAAAACTTCTGAAGCGGAAGATTATGAAAATAAAGCTTTTTTACTCATGTCTAAAGCCCAAAAAGGTGAACTTGATGCTGCACAGGCAGAAAAATTAGCCAAAGAAGCCCTCTCTCTTAAAGCAAGACTGCTTTCTGAAGTAGAAATTCTTAATGGAGAAAAAATCCAGCATGAAAAAGCAGTGGATGAAATGCAAAAAAATGTTGAAATTCTTAAATTTAACATCAATAAATGGGAAAATGAACTAAGAATTCTACGTGCCCGGGTAAAAGTGAGTAAAGCCACCAAAGAAGTTAACAAACAGCTAGCCCAGATAGATAATAACAGCACGATAAGTATGCTGGAAAAAATGAAAGAGAAAGTAGCAGAAGAAGAAGCTTTAGCACAGGCATACGGAGAGCTTGCAAACCAAAACATATCTCTTGATGAGGAAATTGATCGGGCTATTGGTAAAGATTCGATGCAAGTCAACAGCGAGCTCGAAAACATAAAAAAAAGACTGGGAATGGAATAA